Proteins from one Bacteroides mediterraneensis genomic window:
- a CDS encoding tyrosine-type recombinase/integrase — protein MNSLNGNIMRKIIFNGVYKDLLEEFVQFKRQCGFKYVTAEKMLVLFDKLTIERGETETSLGIELARAWAVKRPNETESYRYKRSVVFNQFALYLRQQDRPCSICHVPPYKTYFIPHIYSSKELEQIFSVCDNQVCMPIRRDSVMFVMPALLRFLLCTGLRIGEALELLDTEVNLQNKMLIIRDSKNGKERLVPFSDSLATILTQYRIHRVRLNPSPSTSHFFLSARGRSLEPGDIYVCFKRILHKAGIPFKGNHYGPRVHDFRHTFAVRSLVHMLENGMDIYCSLPILSTYLGHQSLEATNKYVRLTKEMYPDLVYTIDTIYTDVFPSIDDNKTE, from the coding sequence ATGAACAGTTTAAATGGTAACATCATGAGGAAAATAATATTTAATGGGGTCTATAAGGACCTACTGGAAGAGTTTGTACAGTTCAAACGCCAATGTGGGTTCAAGTATGTAACAGCCGAGAAAATGCTTGTACTATTTGACAAACTGACAATTGAACGTGGTGAAACGGAAACTTCACTCGGGATTGAGTTAGCTCGGGCATGGGCGGTAAAGAGACCTAATGAAACCGAAAGCTACCGCTATAAAAGAAGTGTTGTATTCAATCAGTTTGCTTTGTACTTAAGACAACAAGATAGACCTTGTTCAATATGTCATGTTCCTCCTTATAAAACATACTTTATCCCACATATTTACAGCTCGAAAGAACTAGAACAGATTTTCTCTGTATGTGATAATCAAGTATGTATGCCCATAAGAAGAGATTCTGTTATGTTTGTAATGCCTGCCTTGTTACGCTTTTTATTATGTACAGGACTGAGAATAGGAGAAGCCCTTGAACTTTTGGATACGGAGGTCAATTTGCAAAATAAAATGCTTATAATTAGAGACTCAAAGAATGGGAAAGAGCGTCTCGTTCCGTTTTCGGATTCTTTAGCAACTATTCTAACCCAATATCGTATACACCGGGTAAGGCTAAACCCCAGTCCCTCAACATCTCACTTCTTCCTTTCTGCACGGGGTCGAAGTCTTGAACCAGGCGATATATATGTCTGTTTTAAAAGGATATTACACAAAGCGGGAATACCATTCAAAGGGAATCATTATGGACCAAGAGTACATGATTTTAGGCATACATTTGCTGTCAGATCTTTAGTTCATATGCTGGAAAACGGAATGGATATTTACTGTTCATTACCGATTCTTTCAACTTATCTGGGACATCAATCCTTAGAAGCCACGAATAAATATGTCCGTCTTACCAAAGAAATGTATCCAGATCTTGTATATACTATTGATACAATATATACAGATGTTTTTCCTTCCATTGATGACAATAAAACAGAATAA
- a CDS encoding DUF4121 family protein — protein MNTKIRYDLDSLELANGDFGYPITEKEVRKVNRMLELMENVRSRQMCPTEGDCVEFVSRSGDYFGKAHIERITGKYVDICLIPETVFCFDDMGKAAYDTTGSPWTQVNIRNMKPAGSEIRIFRTWGFGKRSNTGSLRFDAPVRKWEYREPNPLYDGYTTRNWFRYHIMKHRDRERTGEYTFRSDSFTLYSRSELDELAAILKGRLYKGILPDSLVLWGYRMDIKEISREQWNGMGQHGQIRMKFMGYGPVRIQTDNENHTVTVYRINDSL, from the coding sequence ATGAATACAAAGATACGATATGACCTTGACAGTCTTGAACTGGCAAACGGTGACTTCGGGTATCCCATTACAGAAAAGGAAGTACGGAAAGTGAACCGTATGCTGGAACTGATGGAGAATGTCCGAAGCAGGCAGATGTGCCCGACAGAAGGAGACTGCGTGGAATTTGTCTCACGTTCTGGTGACTATTTCGGAAAAGCTCATATAGAACGGATAACAGGAAAATATGTGGATATATGCCTGATACCGGAAACGGTATTCTGTTTTGATGACATGGGAAAAGCCGCCTATGATACCACCGGAAGTCCCTGGACGCAGGTCAATATCCGGAACATGAAACCCGCAGGTTCTGAAATCCGCATATTCAGAACATGGGGATTCGGGAAGCGCAGCAATACGGGCAGTCTCAGGTTCGATGCTCCGGTCAGGAAATGGGAATACAGAGAACCGAATCCGTTATATGACGGTTACACCACCCGTAACTGGTTCCGCTATCATATCATGAAACACCGGGACAGGGAAAGGACAGGCGAATACACCTTCCGCAGCGATTCATTCACGCTGTACAGCCGGAGCGAGCTGGACGAGCTGGCCGCAATCCTGAAAGGCAGACTCTACAAGGGAATCCTGCCTGACTCTCTTGTACTTTGGGGATACCGCATGGATATTAAGGAAATATCACGTGAACAGTGGAACGGTATGGGACAGCACGGACAAATCCGCATGAAATTCATGGGATACGGTCCGGTCAGAATCCAAACGGACAATGAAAACCATACCGTAACAGTATACAGAATCAACGACAGTCTATAA
- a CDS encoding DUF3872 domain-containing protein — translation MKTEKNMRKGFGLAGKIAMFCIGLVSLVLTSCESELEIQQSYPFTVETMPVPKELNRNETAEIRCELKSEGDFDGTVYTIRYFQYDGEGCLKLDNGLEFKPNDRYLLEDRKFRLYYTSLCDEAQNFIVVVEDNWGNMTEMEFDFNDAGDEETDAVEDSLSVQEGGAL, via the coding sequence ATGAAGACAGAAAAGAATATGAGAAAAGGATTTGGGCTGGCAGGCAAGATTGCCATGTTCTGCATAGGTCTGGTCAGTCTTGTACTGACCTCGTGCGAATCCGAGCTGGAAATCCAGCAGAGTTATCCGTTTACCGTGGAAACAATGCCGGTTCCAAAGGAACTGAACAGGAATGAGACGGCGGAAATACGATGTGAACTCAAAAGTGAGGGCGATTTTGACGGTACAGTCTATACGATCCGTTATTTCCAGTATGATGGGGAGGGTTGCCTGAAACTGGACAACGGTCTTGAATTCAAGCCGAATGACCGTTATCTGCTGGAGGACCGGAAGTTCAGGCTGTATTATACTTCACTATGTGACGAGGCGCAGAACTTCATTGTCGTTGTCGAGGACAATTGGGGAAACATGACGGAAATGGAATTTGACTTCAATGATGCAGGCGATGAAGAGACGGATGCCGTGGAAGATTCTTTGTCAGTTCAGGAAGGAGGTGCCCTATAA
- a CDS encoding toprim domain-containing protein codes for MELEQIRRISLVGFLEGMGHVPVSRKGNDVWFRSPFRNERTASFKVDTQRNVWFDFGLGKGGDIFHLAGELTGSTGFMEQLEFLSGKSGILPLRPLQERKKIPRVSGFEDVKVTELSHEALKSYLKERGIDPAIAGRFCKEVAYGIRGKRYFAIGFMNRSGGYELRNPMFKGCISPKDISCVSLSGKKQDTCCVFEGFVDFLSALVLRIVKDEDCLVLNSVSNLERSYAVLEGYGKILCFLDRDRAGITAQETLNIHFGNKVMDCSGLYDGFKDLNEYLTKTKENK; via the coding sequence ATGGAACTGGAACAGATTAGACGGATTTCCCTTGTAGGTTTTCTTGAAGGTATGGGGCATGTACCGGTATCCCGTAAAGGAAATGATGTTTGGTTCAGATCCCCTTTCAGAAATGAGAGAACCGCATCCTTCAAGGTGGATACGCAGCGGAATGTCTGGTTTGATTTTGGCCTCGGAAAGGGAGGTGACATCTTCCATCTTGCCGGAGAACTGACCGGAAGCACCGGTTTCATGGAACAGCTGGAGTTCCTTTCAGGGAAATCCGGCATCCTTCCCCTCCGGCCTTTACAGGAACGTAAGAAGATACCCCGCGTTTCCGGATTCGAGGACGTGAAAGTGACGGAACTGAGTCATGAGGCATTGAAAAGCTACCTGAAAGAGAGAGGCATTGATCCGGCCATAGCCGGGAGGTTCTGCAAGGAAGTGGCATATGGAATACGGGGCAAACGGTATTTTGCCATAGGCTTCATGAACCGGAGCGGCGGTTATGAACTCCGTAACCCGATGTTCAAGGGATGCATCTCTCCCAAGGACATTTCCTGTGTGTCCTTGTCCGGAAAGAAACAGGATACGTGCTGTGTGTTTGAAGGATTTGTGGATTTCCTTTCGGCATTGGTATTGCGGATTGTGAAGGACGAGGACTGCCTGGTGCTGAACTCTGTATCCAATCTGGAACGGTCGTATGCCGTTTTGGAGGGTTACGGTAAAATCCTGTGCTTTCTTGACCGTGATCGGGCCGGGATTACTGCACAGGAGACTTTGAACATACATTTCGGGAACAAGGTTATGGACTGTTCCGGTCTGTATGATGGATTTAAGGACTTGAATGAATATCTGACAAAAACAAAGGAAAACAAATGA
- a CDS encoding site-specific integrase translates to MNKNIKIQGWKITEQLSSYLEKRGSTSKTLKSHNKNWQRLYDYAQKEGLSVDFQSINSVRKLISQYLLSVTLSATDLRSALNSFKILKEFVLNGKLKERCQTFDFSGPIGAKMLDLISEKETQHVSQTTIRIYKTNLSRFLDYLNSQNVRHVYELKKEHVIQYINQLDSEYKSMLYQSVYYTTVFLKWLFRNKLMETDITINIPSPKFVQQPKLPSVYSTEEITKVLNTIDRGNPVGKRNYLCLLLAARLALRSSDIRNLKFSNIFWEENIIRLIQVKTGHPVELPLLPEIGNAIIDYLKYGRPESDSPFIILTSIPPYEPLKPLRVYRITMKAFKRAGISILDRKHGPHALRHSLSSRMLESLTTMPVISEVLGHTNSGSTMFYLRIDTKSLKLCALDAPELRNSFYEQFKW, encoded by the coding sequence ATGAATAAAAATATTAAAATTCAAGGATGGAAGATTACTGAACAACTCTCCAGCTATCTGGAGAAACGAGGTTCCACATCCAAAACACTAAAATCGCATAATAAGAACTGGCAACGCCTATATGATTATGCGCAGAAAGAAGGTTTGAGCGTTGATTTTCAATCCATAAATTCTGTTAGAAAATTGATAAGTCAATACCTCCTATCTGTAACTCTATCAGCGACTGATCTACGGTCGGCTTTGAATTCGTTCAAAATATTGAAGGAATTCGTTCTTAATGGTAAACTTAAAGAACGATGTCAAACATTCGATTTCTCAGGACCGATTGGTGCAAAAATGCTGGATCTTATTTCTGAGAAAGAAACTCAACATGTAAGTCAAACTACGATTAGAATCTACAAAACCAATCTTTCAAGATTTTTAGATTATCTAAATTCTCAAAATGTCAGACATGTGTATGAACTTAAAAAAGAACATGTAATACAATATATAAATCAGTTAGACAGTGAATATAAAAGCATGCTCTATCAAAGTGTCTATTATACAACAGTTTTTCTAAAATGGTTGTTCCGTAATAAATTAATGGAAACAGATATTACGATAAACATACCTTCACCCAAGTTTGTCCAACAGCCCAAACTACCTTCTGTATACTCAACAGAAGAAATAACAAAAGTTCTAAATACAATAGACAGAGGCAATCCAGTCGGCAAAAGGAATTATTTATGTTTACTGTTGGCTGCAAGATTGGCATTAAGAAGTTCCGATATACGTAATCTTAAATTTTCCAATATCTTTTGGGAAGAGAATATTATAAGACTTATACAAGTCAAAACAGGACATCCAGTTGAACTACCCTTGCTTCCGGAGATTGGAAATGCCATAATTGACTATTTAAAATATGGTCGTCCCGAGTCCGATTCTCCATTCATAATTCTAACTAGCATACCTCCTTATGAGCCTCTTAAGCCACTCAGAGTGTATCGGATAACAATGAAGGCTTTCAAACGAGCTGGAATTAGCATTCTAGACAGGAAACATGGGCCACATGCCTTGCGTCATTCGTTATCATCCAGAATGTTGGAAAGTTTAACTACAATGCCTGTAATCTCAGAGGTATTGGGACATACTAATAGCGGATCAACAATGTTCTATTTACGTATTGATACAAAATCTTTAAAACTTTGCGCATTGGATGCTCCAGAATTAAGAAATTCATTTTATGAACAGTTTAAATGGTAA
- the traM gene encoding conjugative transposon protein TraM: MERLMKPFRLRSSKDRKPLSEEQKRKRARFVVYPLMFLLCLGSFYLIFSPSGQERERQDKGQGFNTEIPSPEDSRLEGNKKDAYEKALMEQESRKRKTFFETAESMFAKEERKDSVRLPDNIPPERQTNTETETEKGNAGPVSSSAGAYREMNRTLGSIYEPRTDPEKERLQERIEELERMQQQQQKQEPLSGMEEKMALMEKSYELAAKYNNRQAVETPSPVRKAEDKKAMPVKQVHNEVVSSLSRPMSDEEFISAFSGERNAGFNTAVGRKTVTEGNTIAACVHGTQTVSDGQALRLRLTEPMSVAGRFIPKGTVLVGGTRIQGERLEIMVNAVEYKGTILPVELEVYDLDGQQGILVPGSLEYDAAREIAANMGTSMNSSINISTDAGAQIASDLGKGVIQGVSQYISKRMRTVKITLKAGHRVLLHSPEK; the protein is encoded by the coding sequence ATGGAACGGCTGATGAAACCGTTCAGGCTCCGGTCCTCAAAGGACAGGAAGCCGCTGAGTGAGGAACAGAAACGCAAACGCGCCAGATTTGTTGTGTATCCTCTGATGTTCCTGCTGTGTCTGGGAAGTTTCTATCTGATATTCTCACCTTCCGGGCAGGAACGGGAGCGGCAGGATAAAGGACAGGGATTCAATACGGAAATCCCTTCTCCCGAGGACAGCCGCCTGGAAGGAAACAAGAAGGATGCCTATGAAAAGGCTCTGATGGAACAGGAAAGCAGGAAAAGGAAGACATTCTTTGAAACTGCGGAGTCCATGTTTGCCAAAGAGGAACGGAAAGACAGTGTCCGTCTTCCCGATAACATTCCACCAGAGAGGCAAACAAACACGGAAACGGAAACAGAAAAAGGAAATGCCGGACCGGTCAGTTCCTCGGCCGGAGCCTACCGTGAGATGAACCGTACGCTGGGAAGTATCTATGAACCGCGGACCGATCCGGAAAAGGAAAGGCTTCAGGAAAGGATTGAGGAACTGGAGCGTATGCAGCAACAGCAGCAGAAGCAGGAGCCACTGTCAGGCATGGAGGAAAAGATGGCCCTGATGGAAAAATCCTACGAACTGGCCGCCAAATACAATAACCGTCAGGCTGTGGAGACTCCTTCTCCTGTCAGAAAAGCGGAGGACAAAAAAGCCATGCCGGTGAAACAGGTTCACAATGAGGTGGTATCCTCGCTTTCCAGACCTATGAGCGACGAAGAGTTCATATCCGCCTTTTCGGGAGAACGCAATGCCGGTTTCAATACGGCTGTCGGCCGGAAGACAGTAACGGAAGGCAATACCATTGCTGCCTGTGTACACGGTACGCAGACTGTATCCGACGGACAGGCCTTGCGCCTGCGGCTTACCGAGCCCATGTCTGTTGCCGGACGCTTCATACCGAAAGGGACCGTACTGGTAGGTGGCACACGCATACAGGGTGAACGGCTGGAAATCATGGTCAATGCCGTGGAATACAAGGGAACTATCCTGCCGGTGGAACTGGAAGTCTATGATCTGGACGGACAGCAGGGAATCCTGGTGCCGGGTTCACTGGAATATGACGCTGCCAGGGAGATTGCCGCCAACATGGGAACCTCGATGAACAGCAGCATCAACATTTCCACCGATGCCGGGGCGCAGATTGCCTCCGATCTGGGAAAAGGTGTGATACAGGGCGTTTCCCAGTATATATCCAAACGGATGCGTACGGTAAAGATTACTTTGAAGGCCGGACACCGGGTACTGCTCCATTCACCGGAGAAATGA
- a CDS encoding DUF4313 domain-containing protein — MNKSNTLYWKTATDPAERIEVRLVLNSYIDNDNLYVGLESRSKENPECWESYTDITVNLNSLPPFHAYVDNRDCNRHVHDFLTSNRIAEPAGFEYQGFRMFRFNPDRLKELAPEQFKTISAKLPPQNDMIKDIIYQERHFPLRTVQDIHGIYLVSSKELEESLIEGVRNLDAAAYELLDVICLFCSTQELRYLTDAELIETIYAQ; from the coding sequence ATGAACAAATCGAACACTCTATACTGGAAAACAGCCACAGATCCGGCTGAGCGCATTGAGGTCAGACTCGTCCTTAACAGTTATATCGACAATGACAATCTGTATGTAGGACTTGAATCCCGGTCTAAGGAGAATCCGGAATGCTGGGAATCCTACACGGACATCACCGTCAACCTCAATTCCCTTCCCCCGTTCCATGCCTATGTGGACAACCGGGACTGCAACAGACATGTGCATGATTTCCTGACCAGTAACAGAATAGCAGAACCTGCCGGATTTGAATATCAGGGATTCAGAATGTTCCGCTTCAATCCTGACAGGTTGAAGGAACTCGCACCCGAACAGTTCAAGACAATCAGCGCCAAACTGCCACCACAGAATGACATGATAAAGGACATCATCTATCAGGAAAGACATTTCCCTTTGAGAACTGTTCAAGACATTCACGGAATATATCTTGTTTCAAGCAAGGAACTGGAAGAATCTCTGATCGAAGGAGTACGGAACCTGGATGCTGCGGCATATGAACTGCTGGATGTCATCTGCCTGTTCTGCTCCACACAGGAACTGCGCTATCTTACGGATGCAGAACTGATAGAAACAATCTACGCACAATAA
- a CDS encoding site-specific integrase — MKTTNFAKYLSEFLTVYMVNERGFSHNTIKSYRDTFVQFISYISEHKNIKIDRFDFPMITQNMVIEFLDWLEKERKCSIQTRNNRLAAIHSFIKYVQYQYPDNLYEFQRILSIRNKKHTKGKINYLTIEGISLLLSMPNKHSINGRRDLALLSLMYDIGARVQEMADLKVEDVHLDKPFYINVCGKGNKIRTVPMTESQLNVLSVYMKENRLTEKTWRPYPLFMNNRKEKLTRGGITYILKKYVTMARKVNPDIIPEIVSCHSLRHSKAMHLLQAGVNLVYIRDILGHVSIQTTEVYARADSKQKREAIQKAYKNVAPDVEPLWEKDKDLLQWLKSF, encoded by the coding sequence ATGAAAACAACAAATTTTGCAAAATATTTATCCGAATTTCTGACAGTATACATGGTTAATGAACGTGGATTCAGTCATAATACAATAAAATCCTATCGTGATACTTTTGTTCAATTCATCTCGTACATATCAGAACATAAGAATATAAAAATTGACAGATTTGATTTTCCCATGATCACTCAAAATATGGTGATTGAATTTCTTGACTGGTTAGAAAAAGAAAGAAAATGCAGCATTCAGACAAGGAACAACAGGCTCGCTGCAATACATTCTTTCATAAAGTACGTACAATACCAGTACCCTGATAACCTATATGAATTTCAACGTATTCTGAGTATAAGAAATAAAAAGCATACAAAAGGAAAAATCAATTATTTGACTATTGAAGGAATATCGCTCCTTCTCTCCATGCCCAATAAACACAGTATAAATGGCCGACGAGACTTGGCTTTACTATCTTTAATGTATGATATTGGAGCCCGAGTGCAAGAGATGGCTGATCTGAAGGTAGAAGATGTTCATTTGGATAAACCGTTTTATATCAATGTATGTGGAAAAGGAAATAAAATTAGAACAGTTCCAATGACTGAGAGCCAGTTGAACGTTTTATCTGTATACATGAAAGAAAATCGGCTGACGGAGAAAACCTGGAGACCTTATCCCTTATTTATGAATAATCGAAAGGAGAAACTAACCAGAGGAGGAATTACATACATTCTTAAAAAATACGTAACAATGGCCAGAAAAGTTAATCCTGATATAATACCTGAAATTGTCAGTTGTCATTCTTTGCGACACTCTAAAGCTATGCATCTCTTACAAGCGGGTGTAAATCTTGTTTATATACGTGATATATTGGGACATGTTTCGATTCAAACGACGGAGGTCTATGCTCGTGCGGACTCCAAGCAAAAACGTGAAGCAATACAAAAAGCTTATAAAAATGTAGCTCCTGATGTTGAACCCTTATGGGAAAAAGATAAGGATCTTTTGCAGTGGCTAAAATCATTCTAA
- a CDS encoding DUF4120 family protein yields MKICCSQEHYDKVVQYAKSINDKTLENCLERLKQWEKNENRPCEIELYYDHAPYSFGFCERYPDGNTGIVGGLLYHGNPDESFAVTMERFHGWSIHT; encoded by the coding sequence ATGAAAATCTGCTGTTCACAAGAGCATTACGACAAGGTCGTACAGTATGCAAAATCAATCAATGACAAGACACTGGAAAACTGTCTTGAACGTCTAAAACAATGGGAGAAGAACGAGAACCGTCCATGCGAAATCGAACTCTATTACGACCATGCGCCTTATTCGTTCGGATTCTGCGAACGTTATCCGGACGGAAATACAGGCATTGTCGGAGGACTGCTGTATCATGGAAATCCGGACGAGTCCTTTGCCGTCACCATGGAACGTTTCCACGGATGGAGCATACATACCTGA
- a CDS encoding N-6 DNA methylase: MARYEISNEVRPLDRLITGFASSCGYEIQTVFNDLLRFIIHGFSPGAPPISNWKYKRQQNASFMEMTAEWTRIMQKQIGRSGWFDAFGELHMAYCSKPGQQANGQFFTPSHICELMIMCAAGKKETGQRMGDPTCGSGRLLLAYHAHNPGNYLVGEDISRTCCMMTVCNMLVHGCVGEVICHDSLQPKAFTDGWKVNQALPLTGIPSIRRMKEEEYRNPLPENIERFKEAVRIINLLDKQLPTIKKI; encoded by the coding sequence ATGGCACGATATGAAATCTCCAACGAAGTCAGGCCGCTCGACAGGCTCATCACAGGCTTTGCCTCCTCATGCGGCTATGAAATACAGACCGTATTCAACGACCTGCTGCGTTTTATCATCCACGGCTTCTCTCCGGGAGCACCGCCAATAAGCAACTGGAAATACAAGCGTCAGCAAAACGCCTCGTTCATGGAAATGACAGCCGAATGGACACGTATCATGCAGAAACAAATCGGCAGGTCGGGCTGGTTCGACGCTTTCGGTGAACTCCACATGGCTTACTGCTCAAAACCGGGACAGCAGGCAAACGGACAGTTCTTCACGCCGTCACATATCTGTGAACTCATGATCATGTGCGCGGCAGGTAAAAAAGAGACCGGACAGAGGATGGGAGACCCTACATGCGGCAGCGGAAGACTCCTGCTGGCATACCATGCGCACAATCCGGGAAACTATCTGGTCGGAGAAGACATCAGCCGGACCTGCTGCATGATGACCGTATGCAACATGCTCGTCCACGGATGTGTCGGGGAAGTGATCTGTCATGACAGTCTCCAGCCGAAGGCGTTCACCGACGGATGGAAAGTCAACCAGGCTCTGCCCTTGACGGGAATACCTTCTATAAGACGCATGAAGGAAGAGGAATACAGGAATCCTCTTCCGGAAAATATCGAACGCTTCAAAGAGGCAGTCCGTATCATCAACCTATTGGACAAACAATTACCAACCATTAAAAAAATATAA
- the traN gene encoding conjugative transposon protein TraN produces MKKILMMFALLLGVSAAWAQQSSGDYYEGLTRKIGFSQMIPPHGLEITYDKTVHVIFPAPVKYVDLGSTNLIAGKADGAENVIRVKATTRNFREETNMSVITEDGNFYTFNVKYADEPLLLNVEMCDFIHDGESVNRPNNAMEIYLTELDNESPRLVRLIMKSVYENDKRRIRHIGCKRFGIQYLLKGLYTHNDLLYFHTQVKNSSNVPFDVDFITFKVVDKKVMKRTAMQEQVIYPLRAYNYVTRVNGRDSECTVFALPKFTIPDDKKLVVEMYEKQGGRHQSFEVVNEDLVRAETINELKVR; encoded by the coding sequence ATGAAGAAGATTCTGATGATGTTTGCCCTTTTACTGGGCGTATCGGCTGCCTGGGCGCAGCAGAGTAGCGGTGATTATTATGAGGGGCTGACCCGCAAGATCGGTTTCAGCCAGATGATTCCGCCGCACGGACTGGAAATAACGTATGACAAGACCGTCCATGTCATTTTCCCGGCTCCGGTCAAGTATGTGGATCTCGGTTCTACAAACCTGATAGCCGGCAAGGCCGACGGTGCCGAGAATGTAATCCGAGTAAAGGCCACGACACGCAATTTCAGGGAGGAGACCAATATGTCTGTAATAACCGAAGACGGGAACTTCTATACCTTCAACGTGAAGTATGCCGACGAGCCGCTGCTGCTGAATGTGGAGATGTGTGATTTCATCCATGACGGAGAATCGGTGAACCGTCCCAACAATGCCATGGAAATCTATCTGACCGAGCTGGATAACGAGTCACCCCGTCTGGTACGTCTTATCATGAAATCCGTGTATGAGAATGACAAACGCCGTATCCGTCATATCGGCTGCAAGCGTTTCGGTATCCAGTATCTGCTCAAAGGGCTGTACACCCATAATGACCTGCTTTATTTCCATACCCAGGTAAAGAACTCCTCGAATGTGCCTTTTGACGTGGATTTCATTACGTTCAAGGTGGTGGACAAAAAGGTGATGAAGCGTACGGCCATGCAGGAGCAGGTGATTTATCCGCTGCGTGCCTATAATTATGTGACACGTGTAAACGGCAGGGATTCGGAATGTACGGTATTCGCCCTTCCCAAGTTTACGATACCGGATGACAAGAAACTGGTTGTAGAGATGTATGAGAAACAGGGCGGCCGTCACCAGAGTTTTGAGGTGGTCAACGAAGACCTGGTGCGTGCGGAAACCATCAACGAACTGAAGGTACGATGA
- a CDS encoding helix-turn-helix domain-containing protein yields MKARNENLTSIDAIMDAEFGKPGTPEREEFRKEAYAYCMGQIICDARKKEKMTQSELAEKIGTNKSYISRIEKGIVDPGISTFCRIIDALGLKIEIVKPVL; encoded by the coding sequence ATGAAAGCAAGAAATGAAAACCTGACCAGCATCGATGCTATCATGGATGCGGAATTCGGCAAGCCGGGAACACCTGAACGTGAGGAGTTCCGTAAGGAGGCATACGCCTACTGCATGGGACAGATTATATGTGATGCCAGAAAGAAGGAAAAGATGACCCAGTCCGAACTGGCTGAAAAAATCGGAACCAACAAGTCCTATATCTCCAGAATAGAAAAAGGTATTGTAGATCCGGGTATCAGTACGTTCTGCCGTATCATTGATGCACTCGGATTGAAGATTGAAATTGTCAAACCGGTATTATAA
- a CDS encoding type II toxin-antitoxin system RelE/ParE family toxin: MKQERTISAYKNYFMDFISSLRKEEARKIYYILDMLKVQERVSSKFVKYLREELYEIRAEYGGNIFRVFFIFDDGNIVILFNGFQKKTQKTPPSEIEKALKIKEEYYESKK, encoded by the coding sequence ATGAAACAGGAAAGGACCATATCAGCCTACAAGAATTATTTCATGGACTTTATCTCATCTCTCAGAAAAGAGGAAGCCCGTAAGATATACTACATTCTTGATATGCTGAAAGTACAGGAAAGGGTAAGCAGCAAGTTCGTAAAGTATCTGCGCGAAGAGCTCTATGAAATCCGTGCTGAATATGGAGGCAACATCTTCCGGGTATTCTTCATATTTGATGACGGGAACATCGTAATCCTGTTCAACGGATTTCAGAAAAAGACACAGAAGACACCGCCTTCTGAAATAGAAAAAGCATTAAAGATAAAGGAGGAGTATTATGAAAGCAAGAAATGA
- a CDS encoding conjugal transfer protein TraO: MRTKVLYMLALLLVLSVGQAEAQRILPRMQGVEMRGGMASDNGYYMGMTLSSYVKGGNKWVYGAEYLHMKHGYRHVTIPSAKFTAEGGYYLNFLSDAGKVFFLNLGGSALAGYETVNWSDKKLYDGATLKNGDAFVYGCALTLEMELYLADRVALTASLRERFLWGGSLGHCHTQYGIGIRFMIN, from the coding sequence ATGAGAACGAAAGTATTGTATATGCTGGCATTGCTGCTTGTCCTTTCCGTGGGACAGGCAGAAGCCCAGCGGATTCTGCCAAGGATGCAGGGTGTGGAAATGCGTGGAGGTATGGCTTCCGATAACGGATACTATATGGGAATGACACTTTCAAGCTATGTCAAAGGCGGGAACAAATGGGTATATGGAGCGGAATACCTGCATATGAAACACGGTTACCGTCATGTGACCATCCCTTCGGCGAAGTTTACGGCAGAAGGCGGATATTACCTGAATTTCCTTTCCGATGCGGGAAAAGTGTTCTTCCTCAATCTGGGAGGATCGGCACTGGCCGGATATGAGACGGTAAACTGGTCCGATAAAAAGCTCTATGACGGGGCCACCCTGAAAAACGGCGATGCCTTTGTGTACGGCTGTGCCCTGACGCTGGAGATGGAACTGTACCTTGCCGACCGTGTGGCATTGACGGCTTCCTTGCGTGAGCGTTTCCTGTGGGGCGGAAGTCTCGGACATTGCCATACCCAGTATGGAATCGGCATCCGTTTTATGATAAATTAG